A genomic region of Melopsittacus undulatus isolate bMelUnd1 chromosome 5, bMelUnd1.mat.Z, whole genome shotgun sequence contains the following coding sequences:
- the LOC115946333 gene encoding C-type lectin domain family 2 member L-like isoform X1 — MGQEGRGSRARGTGWCKGLFSNTRLWQGVAGVLAAVILILCIQFVNRSSDFPMCPSLELCPSDWLYFQRKCYYISESEASWNSSQSFCSLHNASLLVIENHQELSFMMKITKQDPWIGLYKRYEEFFWVDGKALDTTLIEVKGSGNCAYLESKGVSASGCYLTRKWVCSLNIGLAR, encoded by the exons ATGGGACAGGAGGGCCGAGGCTCCCGGGCGCGGGGGACGGGATGGTGCAAAG GTCTGTTCTCAAATACCCGGTTATGGCAAGGTGTTGCTGGAGTCCTTGCTGCTGTCATTTTGATTTTGTGTATTCAGTTTG TAAACCGTTCTTCAGATTTTCCCATGTGCCCTTCCCTGGAACTCTGTCCATCAGATTGGCTGTATTTCCAGAGAAAATGTTACTACATCTCTGAAAGTGAAGCCAGCTGGAACTCCAGTCAGAGCTTTTGCTCTTTGCACAATGCTTCCCTCCTGGTGATAGAAAATCATCAGGAACTG AGTTTTATGATGAAGATAACAAAGCAAGACCCCTGGATTGGACTCTATAAAAGATATGAAGAGTTCTTTTGGGTAGATGGGAAAGCATTAGACACTACACT GATTGAAGTAAAAGGCTCTGGAAACTGTGCCTATCTCGAATCCAAAGGAGTCTCAGCCTCTGGATGTTATTTAACCAGGAAGTGGGTCTGTAGTTTGAATATTGGCTTAGCAAGATAA
- the LOC115946333 gene encoding C-type lectin domain family 2 member B-like isoform X2 yields MGQEGRGSRARGTGWCKGLFSNTRLWQGVAGVLAAVILILCIQFVNRSSDFPMCPSLELCPSDWLYFQRKCYYISESEASWNSSQSFCSLHNASLLVIENHQELAENRSVSKDAQQEPDKLELAVK; encoded by the exons ATGGGACAGGAGGGCCGAGGCTCCCGGGCGCGGGGGACGGGATGGTGCAAAG GTCTGTTCTCAAATACCCGGTTATGGCAAGGTGTTGCTGGAGTCCTTGCTGCTGTCATTTTGATTTTGTGTATTCAGTTTG TAAACCGTTCTTCAGATTTTCCCATGTGCCCTTCCCTGGAACTCTGTCCATCAGATTGGCTGTATTTCCAGAGAAAATGTTACTACATCTCTGAAAGTGAAGCCAGCTGGAACTCCAGTCAGAGCTTTTGCTCTTTGCACAATGCTTCCCTCCTGGTGATAGAAAATCATCAGGAACTG GCAGAAAACAGATCTGTTTCCAAAGATGCCCAGCAGGAACCAGACAAGCTGGAACTGGCTGTGAAATAG
- the LOC106023441 gene encoding killer cell lectin-like receptor subfamily F member 1, whose amino-acid sequence MAGDITYADVAMLPRERPHVPSQTSVPGNMITYAELRMKPKPKRSSRSETSASGWRHRCSAWFYVALVLGALVLVLLGVIAVLAKQFLKCRAGKSERLSHIGVTSRSNYTSSEKTVLAVLLKWLMEELCEDGQGRTCELCPPGWQLHRSRCYYFSEEAVSWDDSQKNCLARKSQLLVIEDEIEMEFIDKKEKDTKYIWIGLKTAEMKKQWSSAEDPGVKENSRKAINRIETDKNCAVYRRKNMIQVDNCQTLKKWICKKNATLLVL is encoded by the exons GAAACATGATCACGTATGCTGAACTGCGCATGAAGCCAAAACCCAAAAGGAGCAGCAGATCAGAGACTTCCGCTTCTG GCTGGCGACACAGGTGCTCAGCCTGGTTCTATGTGGCACTGGTCCTGGGAGCCCTTGTGCTTGTCCTGCTAGGTGTCATAGCCGTACTAGCCAAGCAAT ttttgAAGTGCAGAGCAGGCAAATCAGAACGTTTGTCCCATATTGGTGTAACCAGCAGGAGCAATTACACTTCCTCAGAGAAGACTGTCTTGGCAGTGCTCCTGAAATGGCTCATGGAGGAACTGTGTGAAGATGGACAGG GAAGAACATGTGAGCTGTGTCCTCCTGGGTGGCAACTGCACAGGAGCAGATGTTACTACTTCTCCGAGGAGGCTGTAAGCTGGGATGACAGCCAGAAAAACTGTCTGGCCAGGAAATCCCAACTTCTTGTTATTGAAGATGAAATTGAAATG GAATTCATagacaagaaagagaaagataCCAAATATATCTGGATTGGCTTGAAGactgcagaaatgaagaaacagtgGAGCTCAGCTGAAGATCCTggagtaaaagaaaacag TAG GAAAGCTATAAATAGAATTGAGACTGACAAGAATTGTGctgtttacagaagaaaaaacatgatCCAAGTAGATAACTGCCAGACTTTAAAGAAGTGGATCTGTAAGAAGAATGCAACTTTGTTGGTGCTTTGA